The following are encoded in a window of Candidatus Jordarchaeales archaeon genomic DNA:
- a CDS encoding ribonuclease HI family protein has product MMVKVFVDGASRGNPGPAGIGFVIIDSGGRILERRGRYVGVATNNQAEYLALIEALEACIKAGASRVEVFSDSELLVKQMKGEYRVRNPHLIALHRKARELEKLFNDVTYHHIPREANLQADKLANEAIDRGALEFRKSNMG; this is encoded by the coding sequence AAGTCTTTGTGGATGGCGCTTCTAGGGGGAATCCGGGGCCAGCTGGGATAGGCTTCGTTATCATTGACTCTGGCGGGAGAATCCTAGAGAGGAGGGGGCGCTACGTGGGGGTTGCCACGAACAACCAGGCGGAGTACCTTGCACTCATAGAGGCGTTGGAAGCCTGCATAAAAGCTGGTGCCAGCCGTGTTGAGGTTTTCTCCGACTCAGAGTTACTCGTGAAGCAAATGAAAGGTGAATATCGCGTCAGAAATCCACATCTCATAGCGCTTCATCGTAAGGCGAGGGAGCTCGAGAAGCTCTTCAACGACGTAACATACCATCACATTCCACGGGAAGCCAACCTTCAAGCGGACAAGCTGGCTAACGAAGCGATAGACCGGGGGGCATTGGAATTCCGAAAAAGTAATATGGGATAA
- a CDS encoding GYD domain-containing protein, with translation MGRYVILSRLTDEGAKTVKDNPERIKEVNKELEKMGVKVLEQYVVLGPYDFVNIVEAPDALTVAKAMTELSSRGTVRTMSMPAIPVDEYIKSLKK, from the coding sequence ATGGGGAGGTACGTCATCCTTTCGAGGCTAACGGACGAAGGGGCAAAAACTGTCAAGGACAATCCTGAAAGAATCAAGGAGGTTAACAAGGAGCTTGAAAAGATGGGCGTTAAGGTTCTAGAGCAGTACGTCGTCCTAGGACCATACGACTTCGTGAACATAGTTGAGGCACCCGACGCGCTCACGGTGGCTAAGGCTATGACGGAGCTGTCCTCGAGGGGAACTGTGAGAACGATGAGCATGCCCGCGATCCCCGTAGACGAGTACATTAAAAGTCTCAAGAAGTAG